A single genomic interval of Spinacia oleracea cultivar Varoflay chromosome 6, BTI_SOV_V1, whole genome shotgun sequence harbors:
- the LOC110794423 gene encoding putative F-box protein At5g55150, with amino-acid sequence MADWSEIPEDIYRKIAVEHLENLEDFEAFKEVCSKWRYAVKGVNFCPSKNTQLPWLMLADPPNSPHRRFYSLSKQMFRKFNLPQLDDKEDDDHLRYFSSKGWLVSVSRMNRNITLFDPFSGKVIKPPSVPLDLMESAYEEWDDDDYLCFFWKFILSANSSCCDDFSVAMVFERTRKLAFWKPGEHKWTEPTVDFPTNIVYDVCYFKGEFYAIDNIGKVVAFGSGISKRQPRIVADLLAQGLVSNCSVNLYLVVVESSLLVIHRDVFLLEEEAKENEDYYWTKSFEIFELNVENGEAKRVKCVGDWAIFVGLNSTFSIEATSDIRGCRSNCIYFTDDCCEFYLGSGVSRGGGSDIGIYSLTEQKIIQRIYGGPSQFNFLTPPMWLELPRQTVQVAEIAKISPKN; translated from the coding sequence ATGGCAGATTGGAGTGAGATCCCAGAAGACATTTATAGAAAAATCGCAGTTGAGCATCTGGAAAATTTAGAAGATTTTGAAGCTTTtaaagaggtttgttcaaagtgGAGATATGCAGTGAAGGGTGTGAATTTCTGCCCATCAAAAAATACCCAACTTCCTTGGCTGATGCTTGCTGATCCACCTAACAGCCCACACCGCAGATTTTACAGTCTCTCTAAACAAATGTTTCGAAAATTCAATCTTCCCCAGTTAGACGATAAGGAAGATGATGATCACCTGAGGTATTTCTCTTCGAAAGGTTGGCTGGTTTCTGTTAGCAGGATGAATCGTAACATCACCCTTTTCGACCCTTTCTCTGGTAAAGTAATCAAGCCACCAAGTGTGCCATTGGATTTAATGGAGTCAGCTTACGAAGAATGGGATGACGATGATTATCTATGTTTCTTTTGGAAATTTATCCTATCTGCAAATTCATCATGCTGTGATGATTTTTCTGTTGCAATGGTGTTTGAGAGAACCAGGAAGTTGGCTTTTTGGAAACCTGGGGAACACAAGTGGACTGAACCCACTGTGGATTTTCCCACCAACATTGTGTATGACGTTTGTTATTTCAAAGGAGAATTCTATGCAATTGACAACATAGGAAAAGTTGTGGCATTTGGAAGTGGGATATCAAAGAGGCAGCCAAGAATCGTTGCTGATTTGCTTGCTCAAGGTCTTGTATCAAATTGTTCTGTAAATTTATACCTAGTCGTAGTAGAAAGCTCACTTTTGGTAATACATAGGGATGTGTTTCTACTTGAAGAAGAAGCCAAGGAGAATGAAGATTATTACTGGACAAAATCTTTTGAGATATTTGAGTTGAATGTTGAAAATGGTGAAGCCAAACGTGTTAAGTGTGTGGGCGATTGGGCTATCTTTGTAGGCCTCAATTCTACCTTCTCTATTGAGGCAACATCGGATATACGTGGTTGTAGATCTAATTGTATTTATTTTACAGATGATTGTTGCGAATTTTATCTTGGTAGTGGTGTTTCACGCGGAGGAGGAAGCGATATAGGTATCTACAGCTTGACTGAACAAAAGATCATTCAGCGAATTTATGGAGGTCCTTCACAATTCAATTTTCTCACCCCACCTATGTGGTTGGAGCTGCCTCGTCAAACTGTGCAGGTAGCTGAAATTGCTAAAATATCACCTAAAAATTGA